TTGAGCGTCTTTGGAAGCGAACTGGTCTGACTGTGCATGGCCATGCTTACAAAGACTTTGTGGCGAACTACAAGGAAGAATTGAAAAAAGCTAAAACTTTTTATTACTCAAATGTCATTCAAGGTGCCCATGGCAATCCAAGAGCTCTTTTTTCCACTGTTAGTAAGTTACTGCATCCTGCAAAATGCTCTACCTTAGTTCCATCTACTGAACTATGTTGTCGGTTCATGGCGTTCTTTAACCAGAAAATAGCTACAATCTATTCTCAATTTCCATCCAATCTAGCATCTGCTGATTTTGATTCTTCCTCTACACGTTTTAATGGCAGCTGTCTGTGCACTTTCAATACTGTGCAGGAAGGTTTCGTCTCACAGTTGATTATGACTTCTAGAGCCACCACGTGCCAATTAGATCCGATGCCAAAATCCTGGGTCAAAGCTTGCCTTACCACAATTTGCCCTTTTATTACACAGTGCGTTAACGCCTCACTGATCGCAGGTCTAGTTCCAGCTTCCTTGAAGATGGCTGCCATTACTCCTGTTTTAAAGAAAAATGGCTTAGACCCTGAAAATCTGGCAAACTACAGGCCTATCTCCAATGTTCCTTTCCTCGCCAAAACTCTAGAACGGACGGTAGCTACTCAGTTAACTGAACACATTGAATAAAAATGAGCTGTTTGAGGTGTTTCAGTCCGGCTTTAGGAGAAATCATAGCACTGAAACTGCACTAGTGAGGGTGGTTAATGACCTTCTTATAGCAGCTGACCAGGGGTTGGTAAATTTACTCATACTATTAGACCTGACAGCTGCATTTGACACAGTCTGCCACAAGACATTACTAACTTGGCTCTGTAATCTAATTGGCATATCTGGAACTGTTCTTTCTTGGTTTCAGTCTTGCCTTACGGATAGGCAACAGTTTGTTTCAATTGGAggttttagatttttttatcTAAAACGttagataaaaaaaacatttttttcattttatcacACGGTGTCCCTCAGGGTTCAGTGCTTGGTCCACTACTTTTTATACTGTACTTGCTCcctcttggtgacattattAGGGGTCATGGGCTACAGTTCCACTGTTTTGCTGATGATGTACAGATATACATATGCACTAAACCTTCTGTCAGTCTACCGCCTCCTGTTCTGACTAAGTGTCTAGCTGATGTGAGGACATGGATGAAGGAGAACTTCTTGAGTCTAAACAGTAACAAGACAGAGGCTATATTAATTGCTTCTTCTGGTACACTCAAGAAGATTGGCAATAGTGCTGTCTCTATTCCTGAAGTTACTGTCACATCATCAACCCAGATCAGAAATCTGGGAGTCATCCTAGACTCAACCCTCTCATTTGAACAACACATTACGAACATCTGTAAGACAGCCTTTTTCATTTAAGGAACATTGCTAGGATCCGACCATTTCTTTCCCATACTGCTGCTGAGGCTATTGTTCATGCATTTGTGACATCTAGGATTGACTACTGTAATGCTGTATTGCATGGACTCCCGGCTCGGCTGTTGAACAGGCTTCAGTATGTGCAAAACTAAGCTGCAAGTGTTTTAACTCATACCAGATCCTGGGTGCATATTACGCCCATTCTGGAACgtcttcactggctccctgtcCAGTATCGTATTCAGTATAAGGTAATTGTGCTGGTGTTTAAATCTCTGAATGGCTGTGCACCATCCTACCTCAGTAGTCTCCTTCAAACATACTCTCCAGTACGCACCTTGCGCTCATCAGAGCTGCACTTGCTCAAAGTTCCTAGCAGCAAGTTGCGCACTATTGGTGATGGGGCCTTTAGTGTGGCTGGGTCAACGTTATGTGCACTATTGGTGATAGGGCCTTTAGTGTGGCTGGGTCAATGTTATGTGCACTATTGGTGATAGGGCCTTTAGTGTGGCTGGGTCAAAGTTATGGACCTGTTGGTGATAGGGCCTTTAGTGTGGCTGGGTCAAAGTTATGGACCTGTTGGTGATAGGGCCTTTAGTGTGGCTGGGTCAAAGTTATGGAACAGTCTGCTGCTTGAGTTACGTACTTGCCCATCTGTCACTATATTCAAGGCACATCTAAAAACCCATCTTTTTCAGTTGGCTTATGGCTGAGCCTATgttgttttatttgtatttttgtattgtattttaaCGTTAAAATTGTATTTTAATGTTCTTATATTTTCCTTCTATTGTTTGCTATTATTGTGCAATGTCCTTGGGTGTATTGAAAGGCgcttattaaataaaatgttattattattattattattattattattattattattattattattatattattagaaTGTTCTGGGAAGAGTGTGTATTAATGGTGCTGTTGATTGGTTCTCCTGATGTTCTCCAGCACTGAGTCAGCAGTGTCTAGAGCTGCTGGGGTTACTGAGCGCTCAGGAGAGAGGAGACTTCCAGAAGACCCAACCTCCATGCagcaaagggagagagggatctTCACTGGAGgtgggatggatggatggatggatggatggatggatggatggatggaccaGCACGAAGAATTTTAAGATGGACAAATGGCTGGCCAGTTGGTTTGACAGACAGACTGACATGTGCatggatgtctgtgtgtgccagcTGGCTGTGTACGGGGCGTGCCAGTGTGTGTGCGACGCAGGCGAGCCGTGTCCCTGTGCGAAGAGCGCAGCCGCAAGCCGCAAGCAGGTTCTCCAGCTCCAACAAGAGGTACCAGCGTCCAACATGGCGGTTATGTTCATCCACGACAACAGCATCCAGCACTAGCTAATGAGACGGAAGGAGTATCCATGGATTTGAGCACTTGCCaaaaatgtgtgtttgcgtgtgtgtgtgggtttctccctgtcagcttgagcagcagaggaggaggaaggaggaggcgTATGTGATGGTGGACGCATTCCGCATTGCTTTTGAGCAGCAGCTGCGGAGGGGAAGCGAGGAGGTTCTCCGGCTGGCCGCGTGTGACGGACGCTTACCGCCATCGCAAAGAGGTGCAGGGGTCGGCGTGCAGAAATTGCCACGGCTGATGCGACGCACGTGACGTGTGCCGTTACTGAGTGCGTGCTGCATCCCCCGTTGCAGGGAAGCCGGGCGTGGCCAGCGTGGCTGAGAGGCTGAGAAGGTTCCTGCCGTCCGCCAGGGAGGGAAACGTCCCAAACGACCCCATGGAGACCCTCCAGTTGTTGCTCGATCTGGTCCGTGTGCCTGACTCTGCGATTCATCACGTGACAAGGTTTACATATAGTAGCAGAGAAATCGGGTGGCATAAGTATAACTTTTAATTGTTCTACACCTCACGTGACCTTTCCGCATCGATTTACAATACTACGCAGACTACAATTATGCTAAACTATGCAGCCACCTAAACGGCATGTGGCATTCAGCACAGCTTTTCCCTGTGCTCTCGTAACAATGAAAGGCGGTTACAACAGTCAGACACGTGTTTACCCAGCTGTGCCTCTGTGTCAGCTGTGTGACAAGGAAGAAGCCCTGGCACATCAGAGGAAGGTGAGCTACATGCTGGCCCGTAGCTCCGAGGACCTGGACAAGCGCGCGCAGGAACCCTGCGTGTCCCGGCACCACGCGGGGGACGGAGGGGAGGCCTGCGGCTGCTCGGCGGACAGCACCGCTGGCCCGTCTCCCCATGATCCTGGTCCCATCACCGAGGTTGTGGACAGCACCTGTGGCCCATCTCCCCATGATCCTGGTCCCATCACCGAGGTTGTGGATCTTCAGGAATTTGACGGTTCGGTGGCGGGCCAGCCAGGCGACGCTGCCGTGAAGACAAAGGTTGATGATTGAAGACACCTGACTTATTTTAGAGTCTTTACGTTACTAATGTAATCACGTATCTGCTTTTTAAGTAAACTGTTGTGAGAACCGTTGAGGTACACAAAGAAGCCATTTTAAAGacacagaaaaaagaaaaaagtacatTGAAAGTTAATGTTTATTTCTTTGTAATCAGATTTATACTGGAAAAATATTCAGAAGTTGAATTATCTATGTATAAGTGTTTGTATATTATACAATATATAATATTGCGTAATTACATTTTATTGgtgttaatattttaatatcTACTTAATTAGGTTTATCTTAGGCCTAATATATTTCTTGAATAAAGGTACATTTTTGCACCAGATTTCACCTGTTGATcgttaataaataataatactacattttatttataagcgcctttcacaacactcaaggacactacaagaaataaaacaaattatggAGAGAACACAATACGCACCAGAGGACACAAAACATACAATAGACAATAAAGTAAATCACAGGGAATAGGCTATTGTGAACAGGTGAGTTTtgagtctagatttaaaaagaggaagagaatcaATGTTACGGATGTCAGGTGGGAGGGAGTTCCAGAGTTTGGGAGCACAGCGACTGAAAGCTGCTTCCCATGGTACTCATACAAGCAGGACAGGTGCAATGTGTTGGAATGAATGAGTTTTAGAAATAATACGAACAGCTGtattctgaaccagctgaagcttaatttataaaaaaaattaacaaataaaaaaacagccattaaaattattttttgtaAATGTAGCGTGAGAACGTGAGAACGAACTTCATATCCCAGTGTGCAACACGGCGGAAGTGCTTGATTAATGCTGTCCGTGCGGAAAAAGGATTAGCATGAAACTTCTTGAAGCAGAGTTGGAACTTATCAAAGCACATGGGCATAAATAAACGCAGTCTGCGCCTTTACTGCACATGTGCCGTGATTCTTATCGCAACGTTTGTATGTGTCGCCTCGTATCTTTGGTTTGAAGCGCCGACAAGCGCCACAGGTTGGTGTATTTATCTGTCAGTGCTAAGGCAGGTGCCTAGTTAAGTGTACACGGACAGCCAAACTGCACTAGCTGTTTTGTAAAGCATATCTAACTAGATAACTTGGTTATTTTGAATTGTTGAAAGATTTGACAGACTCCAGTGGAAATGGGGGCGCTAATGTTTATCATAATGCATCTAAAACGACCTGACATTTTCTGATTCAGCGTCCATGCGGGACCAAACCTTGGAGTTCTTCAGTAAAGACTCCATGCAGGTGAGGGACGCTGCAGACATCACCTGGTATCATGCCGCCAACAGCAAGGACAAGATCAACGAAGCAATTAAAGGTGAGGATCAATCTTTCAGGTTAAGCGTTATTTTATATTTAACGGATCTATTCCTAAAGGCTTATCTATGACAGAAGTTTTTAGGACTTTAAGCTCTAGTGCATATCTCCTTCCATATAGCCAAAACCTTTTGCAGAGATTTAAAATGTTGAAGGACACTGGCAAGATCCAGAAAGATGTTACGTTGTCTTTGTCTTTTAGAGAAATTAGAGCAAACCATTTTTGATAGAAACGTAATATAATTTACTATTAGAACTGGTATGGGTTTTGCAGGACTGGTTGTGAGGTCTCCAGGAGCTGCTGGTCTCCAGGAGCTGCTGGTCTCCAGGAGCTGCTGGTCTCCAGGAGCTGCTGGTCTCCAGGAGCTGCTGGTCTCCAGGAGCTGCTGTTGGTTTGATCTCAGATTTGTTGGTTCTTGCCTCATCTGTGTAGGTCCTGCTCAGATGATTGAAGCCGATGTTCTTCTCAGGGGTCATGACCCCCAGGAACCCATTATGGCACACCCTCCTCTTACAGACAGTGACATCACACTGCAGGAGTGGCTAGGGGCAGTAGAGAACTCAAACAAGGGAATCAAACTGGACTTCAAAAGGTTGGCCAATGCAGCTGCATCGGAAATTTAATGAAACGTTTTGTCATTTCAGATTGgttatttgttgttttcttaAATTGTGCAGACCGGCCCATACTGTACATATTAGTGAAAGGCACTTCCAGGTCTGGGCTCAATAACCAATaatcttaataataataaaaatcttaATAATTGCTTTACTATGCCAAAGTTCATACAGTTTCACACCATTCAAATTTCCTCACGTACTTGAGAAGATCCAGAAAGACAATCAGAATGATTTAGATATGCAAACAACTTATTTTGGTTTAGGTGTAAAACATAGAATTAGAGCAAACTATATATAGGAAGAGATATTATACGTGACTATTCAATGGACAATGTGTTGCTGCTGAGAATGATGGCCATTTTGTTTTTTCATGAgctggtctcctcctcctccttggtTACCACAGGACACATTTTTGTCTGAGAGTGTTTATTAGTATGGCTGCATGGGACTACATGGGAGTTGTTCCTGTAAAATTTAAGTGCGTTGGCAAAATGACAGGAAACTGACCAATGAAATTAATGTATTTCACTACAAGGGCGGGCCTATAGCAGCATGGTCTTAGCATTCTGAAGAAGGGGCTATGGTATAGTTAGTGAAATGTCCCTGTGTATGGACATGCTGCTTTGCTCATCTAACTACACATGCAATAGACATCGTGTTTTCAAGGGGGGCGTGGAGGAGGGTGAGGGGCGTGTCTGGAGGAGGGTGAGAGTCGTGTCTGGAGGAGGGTGAGGGGTCgtgtggaggagagtgagggagtcgtgtggaggagggtgggggggtcgtgtggaggagggtgggggggtcgtgtggaggagagtgaggggcgTGTCTGGAGGAgagtgggggggtagtgtggaggagagtgaggggcgTGTCTGGAGGCGGAACCAGTGACCTCCTCTTCTGCGCAGCCTGCCGGCGGTGGAACCCTCCATGGCTCTACTGGAGGAGGCTCGTGCTCGACTGAAGGGGCCCGTGTGGCTCAATGCAGACGTTCTTCCAGGGCCTGGGGGCAAGGCCACACCCCTGGACGCCCAGGCCTTCCTACAGGCAGTGGCTCTGGGAGCCCAGGAGGACGTGCTGTCCTTGGGCTGGACCACCGGATGGTCCCAGGACTCAGACAACCCAGGTAACGCGTGTCCCTGAATTGTGCAACCTTCTTAATGCACAAGGATATTATTTGGTGCCTCTCATGCCAAGACATTGCAAGATTAAACCTTTTTTCCCCCCCACACTTGATAACCCGTACGATTTGTTCTAGAGTACGTGTTCTTCATTAACATCCTGAGAGGCCTCGACACCATCTGGAGCTCCATTACAGACTGTCGTCAGCGCTGACTGCCCTCCTTCATCCTGCGTTGGTTTCTAGGTTACGGCTGGGAGATGGTTCAGCAGATGGAGGCGGTGTGTAGGCCCCTGGGGCGGCCCGTCACGTTCCCGGTGCGGGCGGCTCTCCTGTCCAAGTCCTTCCCACAATTCCAGTGGCTCCTGCAGCAGTCTGACAGGTGGGCGGCGTCTTGGGCAACACGGTGCGTTGCTATTGGGTGAGCCGGATGCTGATGTGGCTCGGGTGTGTGCGCCGCGGCCTGTTTGCATCTCGAGTGGCTGTACGCAGCGGGCCACTGATGGGCTGGTTGATTGGTTTCGTGTTATGTAACAGACGCAGCTCATTAAAATCTCTTTGAAGCACTAGTGGTGTAATTCGAGGTCTTGTTCGAGGCTGGAACAGACACACTCCATTAAGCTGGAAGATGCATGGAGTTGAAGTGCTTACAGCAGGCGGTGCGCTGGTACTAATCCATCCCCCTTCCCCCACTCCCCTGAGCACTCCAGCatccagccccgcccctccccctctcccagccccgccccttccgCCTCCAGACCTGTGCTGTAGCAGCGAGTGTACAACTTGACGCCGCCCCTCGCCACAAGGCCAATCGGGGGAGTTGCACGTCCCGGTCGCCACGGGAATCACCGTGGAAGAGGGGGCAGTAGTTGAAGCCTTTTGCCATGTTCACGCTTTTGTTGTGAAACAGTCAAACACGCGGGTGCAGTCAGGGCGCTTATTGGGGAGGTGATCTACAGAAAGTCAAACTACACAGGAGCTAAGCAACATACACGGGTCCTCTGTGAACGTGCAAAACAAAAGAGTTTGTCTTCAAGACAGGTGTCCAGCGCACAAGCTGCTATCAAAACCTCCGGGACAGAAGAGATAGAAAAATGTCTGGGCATCTTTTGGTTGTTAGTTTAATTTCATTTGTAGTACCCAGAACAGTTAAATACACAGAGGAAATTAAGAGttcattaatattaatactTCAGGTTTGGATAATTGATAATGGTGTCAGGAATACGGGAATGAAAACATGTGTCCATGTGTATAAATGGAAATTCTGAACATGTAAGTATTTGAATGAGTAATAACACTTCACAATTTATTATTGTGCCGTCATACATACCAAACGTAGTGTCCAGTAATATGGTGGTatgttcatgttgttgacgtCATTATGcacctcctccttcctcctgtACTGTCCATGGTCTCTGTCCGTCTCTCAGGTACACCCTGACCATATGGACGGGCCAGAACGATGTGCTGGATGTGGAAGATCTCTTACCCTACAGGCAGCACTTCCACAAGTCCAGGATCTACTATGATCTACTGGATTCCCAGCTTTCCCAGTTTAAAACACTGCCTGGGTACATGTGAAAGGAAGAATGGGATTTCTGAATGGGCGGCTTCCTgtcctggggtgggtttcccgaaacgttcgtagcgctaagtacttcgtaacctcgtatgaaacgtatgaggttaagaagtacttggcgctaagaacgtttcgggaaacacaCCCCTGTTGAGTACAAGTGACATGTTGGAGCTGACAGGAAACACTGAACTGGTTTACTGGGCAGATTCATGACTGTAATTCAGGGAATAAATGACAAAGCATACCGAGTCATGGTGGAATTCAGTCTTTTACACTGACAGTATACGCAACACTTAAACTACAGTTTCAGTTCTGGAAGGATGTAATGGTGCGTCTTGCCTCAATTCACTACGTTGCAGTATGACCTCGACAGTGGATTGACTTCAGTGTTGGGTTTTTAACCATGACAATTTACAATTTTAGAATTTTTTATTTCAACGCAGTAACACAGGTCGAGGGTGCATGATAAGGACACAAGTCTACAACATATAGCTCACCAGTTATAGCTACATGCATGTTACATTTTACTATATTTACTGTCTGAAGTTAATTGAGATGTCAAGAATTTTTGGAGTTTCTTTTTCTTGCTCTCAAGACACAAGCATTTTGAATCTTACAATTTAAAACAACCAGTGCATTTTCATGTCCAAATAAGCAGAATAAACACAATGTCTGACTACTCTCAATCACAATTTCTGAATCATGCATTCGTAACTTCAGGGCGGCTTGTATGTTCTGAACACTGCCAACCATTTACTGTCCTAAGAGTTCCTCACAGTTGACCAGGTGTTTTATTTGCTCCGTCTGCATTGAGTGTCTTCTCAGCAGAGTCTTCTTGGCCTTCAGGTCCCTGGGAACACTTGGGGCACAGGGGACGAAGTGCCTCGGTCCAGATGCAAGGGGTAGGTTCCCAGGTCCGGCACCATGGGCAGGCCCAGACTTGGTTCCACTGGTGGGTCTAGTGGAGGTGCTGGCTTTGATGTCTGGGATGGGTGCGTGGGGGTTGAGTGGTGGCAGGTAGCCTGGTCGCGTCTGAGCGATGTGGTCCAGCAGGAGAGCTGCAGAACCCCTGCGCTCTACCAACGCTGGACTCCTCCGCTGGGCGACGTTCTCCAGAGACTCCTTTGAGCCAGACAGGGTGGAGGACCGGCAGGACATCAACTTGCATTTCTCCGTCATCCCCGCACCACCGCCTCCCACCCCTACCCTGCCGGAGTTGTCCGAGCGTTGGCTTCCAAACTGGGGGAGCTGGGAGTCCGAGCCGTAGTGGTCCACGCCAGTGTTGCGGCGAAGGACCACGTTGCGCAAACTGGACACGGCGAGGTCGGGCAAGCGGTATGGGTCTTCGTCCACGGGGACGGTCTCGGTGACCGAGGCAGCTTTGAGGAGGTTCTGGTGTGAGGTGGAGTGCGGCAGCGAAACGCCATCGTAGGACATTTTGCGGCTGAGCCGCTTCGCCTCCCTCGT
The genomic region above belongs to Brachyhypopomus gauderio isolate BG-103 chromosome 3, BGAUD_0.2, whole genome shotgun sequence and contains:
- the ccdc125 gene encoding coiled-coil domain-containing protein 125 isoform X1 — its product is MQGARGQGTTEDDMTEGDLGDGMGARSLSHLDTSHRTRTGTKGNFTDLLTQTRLSKRGGEPFSWTSCSAMYATFREELEADQVSHWRERDSDASVEDSSEVLQRRLQEVTEEVELLRTELEVTHRHLEGKHEALRILQGQVMPIDQLLRCTAILDKATSHTKILLQKSEERTKALEKEVNALQWEITFNQVQFKNIEHAWNLKCERVCAENKALSQGLSKRMEQLQELQTENSSLSQQCLELLGLLSAQERGDFQKTQPPCSKGREGSSLELAVYGACQCVCDAGEPCPCAKSAAASRKQVLQLQQELEQQRRRKEEAYVMVDAFRIAFEQQLRRGSEEVLRLAACDGRLPPSQRGKPGVASVAERLRRFLPSAREGNVPNDPMETLQLLLDLLCDKEEALAHQRKVSYMLARSSEDLDKRAQEPCVSRHHAGDGGEACGCSADSTAGPSPHDPGPITEVVDSTCGPSPHDPGPITEVVDLQEFDGSVAGQPGDAAVKTKVDD
- the ccdc125 gene encoding coiled-coil domain-containing protein 125 isoform X2, yielding MQGARGQGTTEDDMTEGDLGDGMGARSLSHLDTSHRTRTGTKGNFTDLLTQTRLSKRGGEPFSWTSCSAMYATFREELEADQVSHWRERDSDASVEDSSEVLQRRLQEVTEEVELLRTELEVTHRHLEGKHEALRILQGQAILDKATSHTKILLQKSEERTKALEKEVNALQWEITFNQVQFKNIEHAWNLKCERVCAENKALSQGLSKRMEQLQELQTENSSLSQQCLELLGLLSAQERGDFQKTQPPCSKGREGSSLELAVYGACQCVCDAGEPCPCAKSAAASRKQVLQLQQELEQQRRRKEEAYVMVDAFRIAFEQQLRRGSEEVLRLAACDGRLPPSQRGKPGVASVAERLRRFLPSAREGNVPNDPMETLQLLLDLLCDKEEALAHQRKVSYMLARSSEDLDKRAQEPCVSRHHAGDGGEACGCSADSTAGPSPHDPGPITEVVDSTCGPSPHDPGPITEVVDLQEFDGSVAGQPGDAAVKTKVDD
- the fam151b gene encoding protein FAM151B; amino-acid sequence: MGINKRSLRLYCTCAVILIATFVCVASYLWFEAPTSATASMRDQTLEFFSKDSMQVRDAADITWYHAANSKDKINEAIKGPAQMIEADVLLRGHDPQEPIMAHPPLTDSDITLQEWLGAVENSNKGIKLDFKSLPAVEPSMALLEEARARLKGPVWLNADVLPGPGGKATPLDAQAFLQAVALGAQEDVLSLGWTTGWSQDSDNPGYGWEMVQQMEAVCRPLGRPVTFPVRAALLSKSFPQFQWLLQQSDRYTLTIWTGQNDVLDVEDLLPYRQHFHKSRIYYDLLDSQLSQFKTLPGYM